From the genome of Nicotiana tabacum cultivar K326 chromosome 17, ASM71507v2, whole genome shotgun sequence:
CAAATATTACAGCAATGGGGCAAAACCCCTATACCAAAAAATACAGTGAGATGCGAGAAGAGAGGCAGATCCTTGTATAAATTCGTGGGCAGCAGCAGAAATGATCGTCCAATATAATGAGGAAAAAAAACATCACTACATCAGCTAGCTAGAACGGCAGAACCTACGGAATTTGTCAAAGCTCCTATTAAGGCTGGTGCCAGCAACAGGCAACAACGATAATTAAGATACAATGTGATGGATTAAAAAATACTCCTAATACATTACTATTGATTCGATATGTAACACTCTCTCGACAAATCATATATTAAGAGAACTAGTGGGTATATAAAATAACAAGCTTTAGAGCCTAAGGCGTGTGTTTAAAGCTGTGGGTAGTTAGATTTGAGGTGGACAGTTATTAATGTAGATGTCTTCTACTACAACTTCAGTGGTGCaaaaataattgaagaattaacccaaaacTTCAACGACATGACTAATATATTGCTACAAATTAaatggattgtatatatttttgtgtgAAGATCAATTCAGAGAACGAATCAGTAGAATCTCAAACACTAAACCCTACCAACTTTTGTCCCTGTGTGAACTACACTGTCAAGGTGGATCCCAACTCTGAATGTGTGTATCATCTTAACACAAACTAAAACAAGAATGCGATCTTAATTCCATTGTCTACGTAGACTTGTTTTTTCTACATATAAAGAAAGAAAGGTACTAAGACCGCTGTTGATAAATGGATGGACCACACTAGGAACTAactggggaggatcatctgggcAAGGCTCCAACTGAAGCAGGTAATTTGCTGGAGGAAGTGGAATTTCCATACAAGACAGATCTTTTTTGTTCGAAATGATAATATAAATTAACATTTAAACTTTGCATTAGTCCAAAATGGAGTGCTGGTACAGTCATTCGGTGatataataattttattacaaagaTACTACATTTCGCTTCTCGAAAGTAAAATTGCATGAACTTTGACCAatattttaacatataaatttTTTATCATATTGATGTAAGAAAAAGGTGCCACCAAGACTTAAAGGTAAGATATACACAATGGAGGTTAGACTATGTTGTATGAGGCGGGGTGTTGGTCAGTTAAGAAATCTCATGTTCAGAAGTTGAAAGTAATAGGAATGAAGATGTTGAGGTAGATGTGTGGACATACTACGagagataggatcagaaatggaGATATTTCGGACAAGTTGGGGGTAGCCCCCGTGGAGGATAAGTTGTGGGAAGTGAGGCTGAGATGGTATGGCCATAGGAGATGCCCCGGTAAAGAGATTACGCATGGGGGTATAAGGAGAGGTAGAGGAAAGCCTAAGAAGTATTAGAGAAATGTAATTAAACATGATATGGCGTGTCTTAAGCTTAGTGAGGACATGGCCATTAATAGGAGATTGTGGAGGTCGAAGATTTGAGTGTAGGTTATATAGCGGATATTCCTTACATACCGTTATCTTTAGTATTACTCTAATTATGGCTTATCCTTAGTTTCATATTATTACCTAATATTGCTTTTGTTTCGATTTGTTGATATCTCGATATTAGTTTCATATTATTACCTAATATTGCTTTTGTTTCGATTTGTTGATATCTAGATATTTCTTATGTTTCCTTTCCATGGcttgttcattttattattatatttttactgCTAATATTGTGCTTACCTAAGTTGAGTGTCTATCGAAATCAGTCTATCTATCTGTATAAGGTAGGAGTAAAGTTTGTGTATATAATACCTTCCAcataccccacttgtgagaatatatatatatatatatattctattatAACAGTAGTAATATGCTAATCAAAATTTCTATCAACAATATAATAACACTAAACATTgcataatataataaagaaaaatactgaATAAAAAAGTTATTCGTTGACTATATAAGTctcctttaatttaatagagattttactATTAGGTATGTCATATTGACAAATAAGAtgacaattaaaatttattaaaacaatacgatctaatatgttcaaacaagcgcgatcacaatttaatttaattaatatattttaatatttattttttttactccAATTCAGTTAACATGAATGGACTCCCACATGTTTTGGGCAGTTATTTTATCAATATAGTCAAAAAGAAGCAAAAGCATTCACATTAAGCGAAGAGATAGCCTAATAATAAGCCATTCGGCTCAAGAGATTGCTCCACAGAACTAGGAATTAGAAAGTTATTTGGAAAAAAATAATCTCCTACATTTTAATGCAAAAAGGTGAAAATTAATTATATCTCCTTTAATTTTGGCAACTGATACATATGTGATAGCTTTTTTTCCCCATAGATTTTGGCTAtctttttaattgatttttaatgccataaaattaaaaattaaattatatctcctaAGATTGTGGTAACTGATtttatctcctaaaattttggtAATTGATAAATATGGACTAACTTATTTTTTGCAGCTTTTGGCTAtctttttaataaaattttaatgcAATTAATATTAAAAACTGATTATATCTACtaaatttttggtaattggatacATATTTAGTAACTTAGAAAATATTTCATATTAAAAGTAcgttcattttatttttgtttggtcCTCCCTTCATCTTACTAGTAACTCGAGCATATTAATTCAGTGCAACTTTGTGGGTAGTTTTCACGTGGAACTAGGATTTTAACAGATAAGtacactttttatttttaaaagaaaaaagaaaaaaatgggacACAAAGCAATTGACCTACCTAAAATTAACTACTCAAATGTGGGTGAAGGTTGGTTTATGTtagttaatttctttattttttaaaatcattttcttttcttttttataataaaaaatatatttattcattaaaattcagacaatattattgagaataatagaataatttaaaataaaaaaatatttcaagagtaataaatatatatcttctattatattagaatgagagtagcaaacaaaaatattaaataaagtaatatgctaataattttttttattaataatgtaATAATAATACTAAAGATTggataatataattaaaaaaaatacataataaaaaagttattcgatgattatataagttttctttaatttaatagagatttatTATTGGttatatcgtattgacaaataaaatgaaaattaaaatttattatagCAATATGATCTAATATGTTTAAACAAGCCcggttataatttatttttattaatattttttaatatcgACCATGCATAGCGTGGGTACGACTACTAGTAAACAAGAAGAGGAAAAGACCTGTGATGAGATTTTCACTTTGATTATTTAAACTAAAAGCATGTTGTAAGTCCAATATAAACGATCAGTTGTCACATATAAAAATAGCTAGTGACAAACAGTTTTTTACTGCAATTTAAGCTCTATGACATAAACTTGAGCATTAACTCCACGTGCAATTTAATTAGAGTATTAATTTAGTATGAGTCTGTACGACTACCAAAAAGTAACTTTGGATATGAAAAATAGGAGGGGTTATGTTCAAAACTGGTTCATTTTGTTAAAGCATCCCCTTTTAGCGATTTTTTATTAAGTCAATCctctatatttttgtttttttagttgTGCAATATTCACTTTGAAATTGAAGTTTACTAATCAGACCTTTTTAGGCTGCACTGCTTCTCTTTCTCGGCAAGTTCTCTCATGCGGTTGACAAAATTAGCCTCACTTTTCTTGATAAGCAAATTTCAGTTGATTAAGAAATCTAAGAATTACTTGGGCTTCAAGTAATATTACATTATTTTCACATATATAGAGACCAGACATCGGGTAAATACCATCAGGCTGGGGTCACTGGTTTGTTTTTTGGAATCTTCATACAAATAGCAGGTAAGATtcgttatttatttttcctaatatatatatatatatatatatacactccggctatttttagtttaagcaacTGGTTGTGTTGCTATTTAGGATaaatctttcttgtttttccattCTATTTCATTTGGGCCCAGGCCCAAACCTTTTTAATACTCTATTAGATGATATTAATTTCGGCCCACCTTGAAATAAAGTGTCTATTTCTTCAGTGCCAATAAAATCACAGGCAGCTACGAACCTCTCTTCAGCCGCCGAGTTCTCCTGCAAAATATCTCTCTGTTCGGCGCAATCCAATTGTAAAGTTCCCTTCTTTCTCTCTTTATCACGCCGCAAAAACCTAATCCTGATTTTTTAGTTGTAGTATAAGAACTATGATTAGGGTTTTGTGTCTGCTCCTACTACATACGTATTTAACATATTAATTTGCTTTCTTCTAGTATCTCCTTTATTGTGATGATTTTTTGTTGTCTGGAGTGGTGATTAGTATTACTGGTTATTAATTATTTTTCGAAtgaatgaataaaagaaaagaagattaaGTTCAAAGATGAATTTTTATTTACATCCTAGCAGGCACGTAAATATATGATGATTTTCTGATTCCTAATTAGATGATTTTGTTGTCTGGTTATTAGTAAAAGTGCTTACTTTTCGAATGAATAAAAAACATAGAAAATATTGAGGTCAAAGATGAAATATTTATTTAGGTCTTGGCACGTTAATATCTATTGAGTTTGTGATTCTTATTTATCCAAACGTCGGTTTTGCCAGAGTTGGTTTGAGATTGCAAGTTGGGATCAAATTAATCTAATCAAGTATGCATAGTTCATATTAGCAATCAAAGAACTTGATATTGAATATTTTTAACTTTAGTAAAATACACAGGAATGGTTATAGAGGATTCATAAAGCTGAACACAGCATAGTCGATTAATTGAATAGCATGTATTATTGGAGAATTGTGTGTAgctatctttctttttctttgttaacATATGTATGTCATTTTGGCTATTGACAGGTCTTCTAATCTCCTAGCGATTCTGTATTTTCCAGCTAGCAATGGCTACTAGTGAGTAATTAGTCGATTGTCAAttggataatttatttattagGTTATTTTTGTAATGATTTTAATATGATTGCAGGGCTTCAGTTtgaaaattcatgtgaaattggagTTTTCTCAAAGCTGACCAATGCATATTGCTTGGTAGCTATTGGGGGTTCTGAGAACTTCTACAGGTTCCTTTTTTTGGCTCTTCGAATCATCTGTTGCTTAATATTGGAAAATTATGTAGTTTGAAACTAAaagatttgaaaaagaaaatactggAGCTGCTCTTTCAGAATTTCCTAGTGAAAACAGCGGAAACAAGAGAATGATTGAATATATACTTAAGTGAGGAGTGTGGAGAATGGCAATGAAGAAAGTGGGAAAAGGGAAAGGATTTGTGTGCCCTCTTCCTGAATTTTTCCTTCTTCCCAATTTAGCACCTTTAAAAATTGACCTATGtctttatcacaaaaataaaagcTGTACCTCAATGTTTTAATCTAGTTTCCAGGTTCTGAACTCAGTGAAAATGATGTGATCTGTATTTTTTTCCAGCACGTTTGAGTCGGAGTTAGCAGGCATCATCCCAGTGATCAAAACCTCCATTGGAGGAACGAGGATAATTGGAAGACTCTGTGCTGGTACGTGGCAACAACTCTAGCTATCTTGGAACTTTAAGGTCTTGTTGCCAACTGATCTTTATTGGAATAATTAAGTTCCTCACTTTTCTGATCTTGTGCAGGAAACAAAAATGGGCTTCTCTTGCCTCACACTACTACAGATCAAGGTAATTATATAATCAACCATGCTGTAGATACATCTTCCTTACTCGCGATACTGTGATTAACCATATATTTGAGCAAGTTTTTCATTTGTAAATCTTTGAGTTAGAGATTTGTAATTGGACGAGTATTCCAATATAGAAATCCATGTTTTATTTGGAATGGTGGTGACCGGGCTTGCTTACGCACACCTCCATTATTATTCCACTAGGTACCTGCCATATCCTGCTAGCACAGGTAACGGGTAAGTCTACCCACCAAGGCTTAGGCACATGGGAAGAAATCAGCTAGTGTTTTGTGTTTTTGTCCCATCTGGGATTTGAACCTTTGTCTCAGAGGTTCGCatccacttcattgaccactaggcatTAGGCAACACCTTTGGGTGCCTTTGTGTGTTGTATCATTGTTGGTTATGATGGCATGTCTTAGATTGCCACTTCTGGAGCTTCTTCTTGTGGTTTAATCATCTCTTACACATATGTCACCTACATATGTTTTAGTATTTAGTACCTATATTTTTTCATCTTATGTACCTACTTTTCTTGACTTATTTGTCTTGCATTTGGGTTTATGATGAGGACTTGGGTCATTTTGGATCAGCTGATTTCAAATTGGAGAATTTAATAACAACTTTGATGCCTATGTtaaacaacaactacaacaacgCCTCAGTCCTAAACAGAATTAGGATCGGCGATATGAATCCTCATTTCTTTCTTTAAGCTCAACTCATATCATCATCGATGCCTATGTTAACCTTGCAATATGTAAAAGTTTTATATCAAAAAAAGGATTTCAGATACCCACctaaattgaaggaaatatgaatCCATTAAATATGGTAAATATGCTTCTGTCTTAACTATTAAAGTTGCAACTTATTGTGATTTGTGCAAATGGATTTGTTTTGAATCACTTTGTCCAAACTGAgcctttgagaaattttattatgTCACATGTTACATCCAATTATGCGGGTTAGGAAGGAAAAGAGTATTAAGGAAGTTTTGGCTACAGCACTGTAGGCCTTGAACTCTTGCACTAGGCTTGAGCTCCTCCCCTTCGACAAGAGCTATAGTCAATTTCTAAGCGGATCAATAAGAGTAAGTTTTGGCTACAGCACTGTAGGCCTTGATGACTGCAAAAATCATATTAACTACAAACAGTTTAAACAGTGTTTAACTCATCTTTGTGCAAATGATACCAATTTAGCTATTACTTTGAGTTGTAAGTTGTAACTTATCTTTGGGCAAACAATACTGCCCTGATAAGTTGCCTATCAGAAAAACTGCCTTGATAAGTTATTTTTAACTTCATTATTTGAATCCATATCAATGTACATTCTGGGAGTAGTTTTTAGGACCTGTTATTCACACTCGAACTCTCCTACTGTTTGCTGTGTGTGCTTTCTAGCAATAAGACTGCTTGCTAAACGAACCACTGCTGACGAAGTGCCCCATACCCGCACTAAGGGGTAACTTAGATAATAATTACATATTAGCTCATTCTGGGATTCCCTTTCTAGTTGCCCCTACTGTGGTTCTAGGATGCACGAAACAAGTGTTTTTGGGATCGTAACAGTTGGCTAGATTCACCAGGAAAGGCAACACTTTCTGTTTTAGTTACTTGGGAGGTAGTGCGAGCATTTCTAATGATGTATGATGGAAGATGATCGTGTGATTATTATTCCTTTAAATAATAGTTGATCAACGACAATAGTAAAGATAAAAATGCGTAAAAAGAAATTTCAACAGACCAGCGTTTAATTATCACTCGATTATCCCATGCTCATTAGTGGGACAGAAGTGTTTTGTGATATACAGTGCTTCCCCCACTAAAGTTGAATTGACTCTGCTCACATCTTTGACTTTGGTTCTGCCTTTTTGTTTATGTTTCTGCTGGAAGAACTTCAGCACTTGAGGAACAGTCTGCCGGATGGAGTTGTGGTTCAGCGCATTGACGAGCGATTGTCGGCCCTGGGGAACTGCATAGCATGCAATGATCATGTGGCTCTTACGCATACAGACCTTGACAAGGTAATCAATCTGTTGGCTACTTTCCGCTACAAATTGGTATGATGTTGTATAGATCTCTGATATTTATTCCCCTCCCTGTTTATAAATGACAAGGCATAAGTGAACGTTATATCTTTTGGAAGCACGTGGTTATCCATTCGTTGGCGTCTTGTCTATAGTTTGTTTTATGTAGAGAACTGAACAACTCTCTTGAGTTTAAGCAAGTTAATCCTCGTCATGTAATACTGCATCAGTGTGTTGTTTCAATGTTCATGAATGTGCAACAGGAGAATTTTCTTACATATTATAGTCCTATTACTGCAGTACAGTTTACACTATCTGTAGAGTTTCTTGGCCTTATTTATATTGTGCTAAACTTTGTTTATGGAAAAAGGTACTTGTTTATTTACTCCTAATCAAGTGTTATCGTCCTCATATTAGCCCTAAACCCTCATCCTTTACTTTTCCTTCTTCTATCCTATTGTTTTACCTCAACCAACGCAGACTCACTACATTATTGTCATAGAGCTTTAGTTGTTGCATTtactcttattattattgattaaTGGGGTACTGTCACCTAAGATTGTCAAATGTTATTTTTATCAGGAAACTGAAGAGATGATTGCTGATGTTCTTGGTGTGGAAGTTTTTAGGCAGACAATAGCAGGGaatattcttgttggcagcttttGTTCTTTCTCAAACAGGGGAGGCTTGGTAAGTATACATTCTTTAAAGCCTTGTCAAAAAAGTTTACATTCTTAAATAATGGGAATGGGTGACGTTTGAACATACACGGCTTATACACCAATGAATGAGTAACATGTGTTAACATACACTTGTATCATTAAGTCATATTTAATTGATGTGCATTCTCACCTCAGTTTGTCGCTTACCCATGATAAATTAATCTGGTTTAGTGTAAACATCGGGTGTTGGTAGTATTTGCCCATGTGATGACTGCTGCTTGTTACAGGTCTGGGGGCTAAACTAGAAATGTGTTGTTTTGTTGCCTCATTTTGCTAAAACGTCGTGCTGGAGCAGGTACATCCTCATACGTCCATTGAAGACTTGGACGAACTTTCAACTCTCCTTCAGGTTCCTCTTGTTGCGGGAACAGTGAACCGCGGTAGTGAAGTGATAGGTGCTGGATTGACTGTCAATGACTGGACTGCCTTTTGTGGCTCAGACACTACTGCTACAGAGTTGTCCGTTATTGAAAGCGTATTCAAGTTGAGAGAGGCTCAACCTAGTGCTATTGTTGATGAGATGAGGAAGTCATTGATCGACAGTTACGTTTGAGTTATATGGTTCAAGTTGCATGTACTACGGAGTTGTGTGACAGTATGACCTACTGCTTTAATTTTGTGTTTCCTGTGTTAAAAGGTCTGTCTTGATAAAGCACAGATTTATGGTTAATCTTAATTGCGATTTCCAATTTTCAAGTGTATAATGTTTGATGTGGAGTTTAATTTCCTTATAAAATTTCGTTATGTATACAGCATTTGGTTTTTGCAATAACTAACTACTTAATCTTCGTACTTGGTATTAGATTTTGCATAAGTTTTACAGAGGGGGAAATTGAACGCTATGATACTAACTTCGGGTGGTATAATTTAGACATGTATTTACACAATATTTTATATGACAGTGAGAGATAAGAATATGTACTAGCAATAATCCTTGATAATTCTCTTATTATTAATCTGTAATCAGACGATCGCTTAGTGTCATTACTTGCGTTGGATAGAAAATTTGTCTGAAGAGTGAAAACTTACTAGCTCGGACTCGCTAAATTTGTAGTGATGGCCACTGCCACCTGCAAACTTATCAATGTTTGTAGTTCCATTTATCTAAACTAGAGCTGGCAATTGGACAGGTCGGATTAAATATGAAGGGGTTGAAAATGAATTAGACAAAACTGGTAAAATACCCATAATAACTATCGAGTATTATCCATATGACCTCTTGAATTATGAATATCGTCATTGTTGAGGGATTCATAGCCTCAATATCTCTTGTCAAAATGACCATCtcaaaatgatatttatttaataaattcaaAACGTTGTTGTTATTATCAATCATTAAGTCGTTCAAACAATTGTGAGATAATTCAATCATTTTGATTATTCACTTTCATTAAGTCTTTCTACATTTATTCAGTATACGTAAAATAATTAATCCATTAAACCACAACTCTTGGTTGCTTGATTCTAACtctacttttttttttgggttgtcTTTCTTCTCATCATCCAATCtttttcttaatattaatttGATCCTACAACACCTATACTATAAAAAATTAGACGAACATCATAATTGTAGAGAAATATATAGTACTCAAACATATGTATACACGTCaacttaattaataaaataaacataaacAATTGAAAGAAAATATGAATGATAAATTTAAAGCAAAAAAACACATTTATTGAACCTTGATTTCCTTGTATCCTTCATAAGAATACTAAAAAATGAATAATGAACTATAGATTCTAATTTtaatttgtaaaataaataatatatgaaTGAGTAAACTTACGACAAAGCTCAACATATTCTAGTTTGGACCAAAGTGCTACTGTTGTGCCTACGAATCATTGAAATATTCAACCGAATAAAACcaattatttattatctgattgaATATTTGAATGTCACataaacttgaattcaaaatacagctgaaaaaagtgcttttgtttACCACCACGTTAATGATTTAAGGTTTCATGTAATAGTTCACATTTGAAAAGGTTTTTAttaggtaaaattaattaattttaaagttttaaatattatattccaTACATAGTATGTTAAATAAGGAAGGTTTTAATATGTAATATTTTACttgaattcaaattcctaaatattaggaaaataattaaattactattATATTATGTCCAAtgctaaatttatttttaaagggtaaaaaaggcgaacgacatttcgttaagagcattcgtacttttaatataactagtctctatgtacgtgtgttgcacgtaaatatttaatcaaTTAAAGGGTAGCTCAGTGCATAAGGTATCCCGCATTCACGCAAGGTCCAGAGAATGATCGCACCTCAACTGGTATGATGTAGACAACCTGCCCTAATACAAGCATTATTTTCTATAAAAGATGTATATATGGCTTGTTGTAAAGCAATTAATATGGAAAAAGTAATAAAATCTTTTAAATGCAAAAAATCACTGTCATTACATGGGGAAAAAAATCAAACATCGTCTAACCTTGCATATATAATCAATTTAATCAAGTTAGATAGTATTTATATTTATTGATAGTGTAGAAATATGTAATATGGTCATATcttatttaatatatttatttactttaaaaaCATGCAATGATCAAGTAATATTAAATTTTAGGTAGCACaaaattatataaaaagataaattaaTCTTGGATATTTAAAGGCAAACTCGCAGAAgattgttttttttaataaagtagcatttttcaagaaggaattaaattGTGTTTAAAGTAAGAAAATACATTCCTAAAATTCCTAACCTAAACTGAATAAAAAGGCTTTAAAAGCATCCCTaaaatttctaactcaaataaaaagtaaaatatatttttaacgAAGGAATCAAATATTTTCAATTCCGAGAATTCTTATTCGTAATGCAAATAAAAGAGGAAATTACCTTCTTAAGAAAGAATCAATTTTGTTCCATTCCTAAGAACATAACAAATAAAGAAAGGCAAATATTTGCTCCTAAATATAAATAAGAGAACGAAAAATAGTGACTCTACAAAAAGAGTCCCGTCAAAATCGTTGCCCTGTAGAGCTTGGTTTTTTCATCCGAAGTAATTTTAAGTTTTTCTTTCTGTCTATTACTTTAGAGTttagactatattataaagaggtCAATGTACTATTTTGACCTTTCATTCCATTCTGTGATTATAGTAATTTTTATTCTAGTACTCTCTGCGAAAACAGTTTGATTGCGTGAATTTATTAAAAATTACTGCTTCTATGAAGACAAAAGTTGGTTATGTAATTATACATATGAATTGTAACTTTGGAAGTTTATTTATTTAGAGATTGATTTTTCCGTTGCTATACGGCATGTTTATTGTTAAAGTTATTTTGGCCGTGAACAATTGAAGAAGTTCTTAAAGTCCCAAATACTGTAACAAAAATtagttaaataaaaataataataaagtgacAAGGGACTATGATTAGCagtatcaacaacaataacaacaatacaatacaatcttACGAGTAAGTATAATTAGCATCATCAATGGAAGAAAGTTTTAGATAACAGGACATAACAAATATAAAGTTTAGTTATAACACTACATAAACTACCTCTTTGGTCTCGTACAAATTGGGGGAGAGATCGTTACAGCTTGCACCTTGTAAAACTACAAGAGAAATGTAATTCATATCACTTTATATAGTGGTTTAATGGCGTGAGATTTGTGTGTCTTCGCTAATAGGTAGGACACTTGATTGGTATTAGAATCCCATGCAAATTGAATCATACTTGCCTTAATTCAAAGACCATAAATATTAGGAATTCAATTAGCGATTGTTACTATTTTATCCTAGATGCAATGAagcttaatttaattttttaaggtTAAAAGAGTCGATCAATATGTCAAGTATATTTTTCTCATTCAACATTTAGCGTGCAACATTCGtctttttataataatatagatatagatatactAGTTTAAGGTACACACTTTGCGCGTGTATCCATTCAATaagtataaatttttaaaaaattattaaatactgTTAAACTATGTGTACTTAACGTGCTTTTTAAATGTTAGTTTGGAAATATTTCTAAAATTTGATGTTGGGTTAAAGAAATCATAATAATagatgataatttaatattattagaATATGTATTTATATTTTGGTACATAAATATTAGAGAAGGTGTATTTGATTAAAGGGTAATGGAAATACTATTGTACACTTAGAGAATCAGACATATTTTTCATACATagtcttctatttttttttaacttttaccaAGATAAACTCATTCAATTAAAGACGTAAGTTATGCATACCTTTTGCATTTCAATTTTCTTATATCAAAATCATAATAAGagtcaaaaaagaaaatatactTTAAAAAGAAGAGACACTTATTACACGGTAAAAGAGAGCCGAAATTTGGTTCCTAAAATAGATAAGGagaaggatatatatatatatattactattgGACGCGTAAGTTGTGCATAGCATTTCAATGCGCTAATAAATAAATCTTAATAAcggtataaaaagaaaaaaaatattttgttgattttCTATAGAAAAATTTGTTGAAAATTGGTCAAATATCTCTTCCttctatttttcataaaatatcTCTTCTTGTATTCCTCACAATTTACTTCTTCGATTCAATGTGTTTTTtccatatacaacaacaacaacaacaacaacaacaacccagtataatctcactagtggggtctggagagagtagtgtgtacgcagaccttacccttactctggggtagagaggctgtttccgatagactctcggctccttccctccaagaactcccaccttgatcttgggatgactcgaactcacaacctcttggttggaagtgaaatgtGTTTACCATTAGAGCAAACCACTCTTGTGTCTTTTCCATATAAAGATTCCTAAATCGGAAAGGAGTTCAAAATGCTCATTTTCACCTAAACCCAAAGAAGAAATTCTAGAATTGGAAGGAATGAAAAAATTAAAgccctaaatattaaaaaataactaaatGGCTATTCTTgaatgtaaaaaaaataattaaattattattattaaatattagaaaaataattaaatggctattttatctAGTGTAAAGTCTTTCGCTAAGGGACTTCGTGCATTTTTTAATACTAGTTTCTCGCCAcgtccatgaagtggaacaaTAAGTCATCATTGGTAaggttggggatttgaagcaCAAGGGTAGTGAACTTTTTGACATAGTTACGCATGCTCCATGTTTGCTTCAATTC
Proteins encoded in this window:
- the LOC107790111 gene encoding eukaryotic translation initiation factor 6-2; amino-acid sequence: MATRLQFENSCEIGVFSKLTNAYCLVAIGGSENFYSTFESELAGIIPVIKTSIGGTRIIGRLCAGNKNGLLLPHTTTDQELQHLRNSLPDGVVVQRIDERLSALGNCIACNDHVALTHTDLDKETEEMIADVLGVEVFRQTIAGNILVGSFCSFSNRGGLVHPHTSIEDLDELSTLLQVPLVAGTVNRGSEVIGAGLTVNDWTAFCGSDTTATELSVIESVFKLREAQPSAIVDEMRKSLIDSYV